Proteins from a genomic interval of Beijerinckia indica subsp. indica ATCC 9039:
- the yidD gene encoding membrane protein insertion efficiency factor YidD — MRRFVRSLSSTGRSQTGSLPVRGLRKLLRFYQLTFSSLVGTQCRHLPTCSAYMDEALARHGVWAGLFIGLARLSRCHPWGTAGYDPVPDQLDANVPRLQPWRHGRWRGPLEITWKPEHKDQNL; from the coding sequence ATGAGACGTTTTGTCCGTTCTCTCTCCTCCACCGGGCGGTCCCAAACAGGGAGCCTGCCCGTGCGCGGCCTGCGCAAGCTGCTCCGTTTTTACCAGCTCACCTTTTCTTCCCTCGTCGGCACACAATGCCGTCATCTGCCTACTTGCTCCGCCTATATGGACGAGGCCCTGGCCCGGCATGGGGTTTGGGCAGGTCTCTTCATAGGGCTCGCGCGCCTGTCACGCTGCCATCCCTGGGGCACGGCGGGCTATGATCCCGTGCCCGACCAGCTCGATGCCAATGTGCCCCGGCTGCAACCCTGGCGTCACGGACGCTGGCGCGGACCCCTTGAAATCACATGGAAACCTGAGCATAAGGATCAAAATTTATAA